One window of Geotoga petraea genomic DNA carries:
- a CDS encoding methyl-accepting chemotaxis protein, protein MLFTTFISILSIVLILIASFYIAMLIKNKISDLNKKINSFKDGDLKTNFETSSKDEFGIMSSNLQNMANTLKNSFKNIYDISYNIDNTANDLTKVSKDNDNIINEINKKTSSISSNSDEVEEEVLKISNSIQEISDASYNISGIANELNQKASNATNSAKEGVSSIFSITNKINIAVDTSLETKNNISELVKHSENVKEILNTIDSITEQTSLLALNAAIEAARAGEAGKGFAVVAEEIRKLADGSKKSTEEISNILTKISDSTYKVNNASDSNVNSVKDIEKEIQSIKSQFNGIMKDIELMNSEIENMASSSEEQSANLESMNFSMKTVQKSVSNISDQIKEIDDSIDNMSESSNSVSNSAEVLSKNSENLINYIKIFKF, encoded by the coding sequence ATGCTTTTTACAACCTTTATATCGATTCTATCTATTGTTTTAATATTGATCGCTTCATTTTATATAGCAATGCTGATTAAAAATAAAATTTCAGATTTAAACAAAAAAATTAATTCTTTTAAAGATGGAGATTTAAAAACCAATTTTGAAACATCTTCCAAAGATGAATTTGGAATAATGTCTTCAAATTTACAAAATATGGCTAATACTCTTAAAAATTCTTTTAAAAATATATATGATATTTCTTATAATATAGACAATACAGCAAATGATTTGACAAAAGTTTCTAAAGATAATGATAATATAATAAACGAAATAAATAAAAAAACTTCTTCAATTTCTTCTAACTCTGACGAAGTTGAAGAAGAAGTACTAAAAATTTCTAACAGCATACAAGAAATTTCTGATGCTTCATACAATATTTCAGGTATTGCCAATGAGCTAAATCAAAAAGCCTCAAATGCAACAAATTCGGCAAAAGAAGGAGTTAGTTCCATTTTTTCTATAACAAATAAAATAAACATTGCTGTGGATACTTCATTAGAAACAAAAAATAATATCAGCGAACTTGTTAAGCATTCTGAAAATGTCAAAGAAATACTAAACACCATTGACAGCATTACAGAACAAACAAGTTTATTAGCATTGAATGCTGCTATAGAAGCCGCAAGGGCTGGAGAAGCTGGGAAAGGTTTTGCTGTTGTTGCAGAAGAAATAAGAAAGTTGGCTGATGGTTCCAAAAAATCAACTGAAGAAATATCAAATATTCTAACAAAAATTTCAGATAGCACATATAAAGTTAACAACGCTTCTGATTCGAATGTTAATTCTGTAAAAGATATCGAAAAAGAAATACAATCTATTAAATCTCAGTTTAATGGAATTATGAAAGATATCGAATTAATGAATTCAGAAATAGAAAATATGGCTTCAAGTTCAGAAGAACAATCTGCAAACCTTGAATCAATGAATTTTTCGATGAAAACTGTTCAAAAGTCAGTTTCAAATATATCTGATCAAATAAAAGAGATAGACGATAGTATAGATAATATGTCAGAAAGTTCAAATAGCGTTTCTAATAGTGCTGAAGTTCTTTCCAAAAATTCAGAAAATTTAATTAATTACATCAAAATTTTTAAATTCTAA
- a CDS encoding flavodoxin family protein, whose translation MKVIAINGSPHKKGNTFEALNIVLEELKNENIDSEIIHVGNKKISGCLACNDCFKTRDEKCILKDDIVNESIQKMKAAEGILLASSVHYASIAGNMKAFLDRVFYTSGANKNLFRHKVGAALVAVRRAGGLPAFNELNNYLNYSEMVIPTSNYWNVIYGAKPGDIHQDEEGIQIMRILGKNMAWLLKVIDQSRINKPEVERKKSTNFIR comes from the coding sequence GTGAAAGTTATAGCAATAAATGGAAGTCCGCATAAAAAAGGAAATACGTTTGAAGCTTTAAACATAGTTCTCGAAGAGCTTAAAAATGAGAATATAGATAGCGAAATTATTCATGTAGGTAACAAGAAAATATCTGGATGTTTAGCTTGTAATGATTGTTTTAAAACAAGAGACGAAAAATGCATTTTAAAAGATGATATAGTTAATGAAAGCATTCAAAAGATGAAAGCTGCTGAAGGAATACTATTAGCTTCATCTGTTCACTATGCTTCAATTGCTGGCAATATGAAAGCTTTTTTGGATAGAGTATTTTATACTTCAGGAGCAAACAAAAATTTATTTAGACATAAAGTTGGAGCTGCGTTGGTTGCAGTTAGAAGAGCGGGCGGGTTGCCAGCTTTTAATGAACTAAACAATTATTTGAACTATTCAGAAATGGTTATTCCAACCTCAAATTATTGGAACGTTATATATGGTGCAAAACCAGGAGATATTCATCAAGATGAAGAAGGAATTCAAATAATGAGAATACTTGGTAAGAATATGGCGTGGTTATTGAAGGTAATTGACCAATCGAGAATAAATAAGCCTGAAGTAGAAAGAAAAAAATCTACTAACTTTATTAGGTGA
- a CDS encoding NifB/NifX family molybdenum-iron cluster-binding protein: MKIAIPVLEDKFTESEIYHKFETTKNLALIDLYEDRYNIDILKTNLNNLSLEEISNYLSEKDVEVVIAQKITDDLSKLLSKKNIMVVYKAQGKVENIIGSFEAMLSNQKHGCSGNCNGCGGDNNHENACFTKDK, encoded by the coding sequence ATGAAAATTGCAATTCCAGTTTTAGAAGACAAGTTTACAGAATCTGAGATTTATCATAAATTTGAAACAACCAAAAATTTAGCTTTAATTGATTTATACGAAGATAGATATAATATAGATATTTTAAAAACAAATCTGAATAATTTATCTTTAGAAGAAATATCAAATTATTTGTCTGAAAAAGATGTAGAAGTAGTAATCGCACAAAAGATAACAGACGATCTTTCAAAACTGTTATCAAAAAAAAATATTATGGTTGTGTACAAAGCACAAGGTAAGGTTGAAAATATAATTGGTTCATTTGAAGCAATGCTTTCTAATCAAAAACACGGATGTTCAGGCAATTGTAATGGATGCGGTGGAGATAATAACCACGAAAATGCTTGTTTTACAAAAGATAAATAA
- the trmB gene encoding tRNA (guanosine(46)-N7)-methyltransferase TrmB — translation MTVSHLKYMITPQKYKQLPMDLNEIFGNKRRVVVEIGFGGGEYLVAMAKKNLETNFIGIETSLTACDRAQKKIYNEGLKNIRLIIGDARFLLKEIFSHESISKVIVNFPCPWPKKRHKNRRIFVEYFRNTLASSLKEGGYLELATDVEWYAEEVKEYFSKDQRFEVENIEKNFKREIKTRYEKKWDKMGRDKFLIKIKKVKSEEIQRLLKEQEIMPHQKIKNLSKEKLESIINEEFNTVSGKTIIREKFENDEKIILRSITVEKELTQEYYIEIIKRDDEYLIKLDPMTTPFRTPGVKEAIKKIANKVAI, via the coding sequence ATGACTGTTTCTCATTTAAAATATATGATCACACCACAAAAATATAAACAATTACCAATGGACTTGAACGAAATTTTTGGAAATAAAAGAAGAGTCGTTGTGGAAATTGGGTTTGGTGGTGGTGAATATCTTGTAGCCATGGCAAAAAAAAATCTTGAAACGAATTTTATTGGGATTGAAACTTCTTTAACGGCTTGTGATAGAGCTCAAAAGAAAATATATAATGAAGGCTTAAAAAATATTAGATTGATAATAGGAGATGCAAGGTTTTTATTAAAAGAAATATTTTCACATGAATCAATATCTAAAGTCATAGTAAATTTTCCATGCCCTTGGCCTAAAAAAAGGCATAAAAATCGAAGGATTTTTGTTGAATACTTTAGAAACACTTTAGCTTCTTCTTTAAAAGAGGGAGGATATTTAGAACTTGCTACAGATGTTGAGTGGTATGCTGAAGAGGTAAAAGAATATTTTTCAAAAGATCAAAGATTTGAAGTTGAAAATATTGAAAAAAACTTTAAAAGAGAAATAAAAACAAGATATGAAAAAAAATGGGATAAAATGGGAAGAGATAAATTTCTTATAAAGATAAAAAAAGTTAAAAGTGAAGAGATTCAAAGATTATTAAAGGAGCAGGAAATCATGCCACATCAAAAAATAAAAAATCTATCCAAAGAAAAATTAGAGAGTATTATTAATGAAGAATTTAACACTGTATCAGGTAAAACAATTATAAGAGAGAAATTTGAAAATGATGAAAAAATTATTTTGAGATCCATTACTGTTGAAAAAGAATTAACTCAAGAGTATTATATAGAAATAATTAAAAGAGATGATGAATATTTAATTAAATTAGACCCTATGACCACTCCTTTTAGAACTCCTGGTGTTAAAGAAGCTATAAAAAAAATAGCAAATAAGGTGGCGATTTAA
- a CDS encoding MFS transporter — translation MTLDNLVENVVDKKLQRKLLFTTSFGWALVAAYVMIMSFTISPISQEWNLSVQLSSLLASSTFIGMFFGALIAGNVSDLIGRKKTSILFLFQGVVFAFLVYFTNSPETFIIVRILSGIGFGGLLPSLNAYLTEFLSVGIRGKYLVYLETSWAFGSIYIGLIHLIFGANIDWKLDYVSLVIGVIPLIILLKIPESPKYLIVNNKLEIFKKQFNYSITENIEIEESKKVSFLNLFTKKYLNRTLNIYLLWFTMSFGYYGIFIWVKGILLSKGISLVQSDWFTFYMFLAQLPGYLLSAYLIEKIGRKPSLLLFTFGTSLSALFFAFSSSPSMVIVSSLIVSIFCMGAWGLTYAYTPELYPTKFRGAANGSSAALTRLAGFIAPFYTSYFLSQDMIYVGLIGISILFIITGISNYISLPETKNKEVS, via the coding sequence ATGACTTTAGATAACTTGGTAGAAAACGTGGTAGATAAAAAATTACAGAGAAAATTATTGTTCACTACATCCTTTGGTTGGGCTTTAGTTGCTGCTTATGTTATGATTATGTCTTTTACTATTAGTCCAATATCTCAAGAATGGAACTTGTCTGTTCAATTATCTTCTTTATTAGCCTCTTCAACTTTTATCGGAATGTTTTTTGGGGCATTAATTGCGGGGAATGTATCTGATTTAATAGGTAGAAAAAAAACTTCAATCTTATTTCTTTTTCAAGGTGTTGTTTTTGCATTTCTTGTATACTTTACAAATTCTCCAGAGACTTTCATTATAGTTAGAATTTTATCTGGAATTGGATTTGGTGGTTTGTTACCTAGTTTAAATGCTTATTTAACAGAATTTCTTTCTGTAGGAATAAGAGGAAAATATTTGGTTTACCTCGAAACAAGTTGGGCATTTGGAAGTATATATATTGGTTTAATACACCTTATTTTTGGAGCTAATATAGATTGGAAATTGGATTATGTATCATTAGTAATAGGAGTTATACCCTTAATTATTCTTTTAAAAATCCCAGAATCTCCAAAATATCTCATAGTTAACAATAAATTAGAAATATTTAAGAAGCAGTTTAACTACTCAATAACAGAAAATATAGAAATAGAAGAATCTAAGAAAGTATCTTTTTTAAATCTATTCACAAAAAAATATTTGAATAGAACCTTAAACATTTATCTTTTATGGTTTACAATGAGTTTTGGATACTACGGTATATTTATTTGGGTTAAAGGCATTTTGTTGAGCAAAGGAATATCTTTAGTTCAATCGGATTGGTTTACATTTTACATGTTTTTAGCTCAACTGCCAGGATATTTATTATCTGCATATTTGATTGAAAAAATAGGCAGAAAACCTTCGTTGTTATTATTTACTTTTGGTACATCTCTTTCAGCTTTGTTTTTTGCTTTTTCAAGTTCACCAAGCATGGTAATAGTTTCCAGCTTAATTGTTTCTATTTTTTGTATGGGGGCCTGGGGATTAACATATGCCTATACGCCAGAATTATATCCAACCAAGTTCAGAGGTGCTGCAAATGGTTCATCTGCCGCTTTAACAAGATTAGCTGGATTTATTGCCCCATTTTACACTTCATATTTTTTAAGTCAAGATATGATCTATGTTGGTTTAATAGGAATTTCGATCTTATTTATAATAACTGGTATATCAAATTATATATCTCTTCCTGAAACCAAAAATAAGGAGGTATCCTAA
- a CDS encoding NAD(P)H-dependent glycerol-3-phosphate dehydrogenase, which produces MNISILGSGSWGTSMGKVLANNGHSVKIWTRDEKVKNNINNGENPHFLPGITLPKNLIATTDIKKATDKTEVIVLAVPSQAVRSVIEKIDYKDQIIVNLSKGIEINTGYLISDVVKDVLKSENYFSLSGPSHAEEVARDIPTSVVLAGKEDKNIKKIQKEFSNVSFRIYTNPDLKGVEVSGAVKNIYAIAAGVIDSMGNWDNTKAALITRASVEMTRIGKYFGGKKETYAGLAGIGDLIVTCTSQHSRNRYFGEQLGRGKKLDEILESMNMVAEGIYTVKAVHNIALKNKIEMPIAQKLYEVIYNDINPKKAIHELMTRNLKSE; this is translated from the coding sequence ATGAATATTTCCATATTGGGTTCTGGTTCATGGGGAACTTCGATGGGAAAAGTTTTGGCAAATAATGGTCACAGTGTCAAAATATGGACAAGAGACGAAAAAGTAAAGAATAATATAAATAATGGAGAAAATCCTCATTTTCTTCCCGGTATTACTTTACCCAAGAATTTAATTGCTACTACCGATATTAAAAAAGCTACAGATAAAACAGAAGTTATTGTTTTGGCCGTTCCTTCTCAAGCTGTAAGAAGTGTTATAGAAAAGATTGATTATAAAGATCAAATTATAGTTAATTTATCTAAAGGAATTGAAATTAATACTGGTTATTTGATCAGTGATGTAGTAAAAGATGTTTTAAAATCAGAAAACTATTTTTCTTTAAGTGGGCCATCTCATGCAGAAGAAGTGGCAAGAGATATTCCAACAAGTGTGGTATTAGCTGGGAAAGAAGATAAAAATATTAAAAAAATTCAAAAGGAATTTTCAAATGTTTCTTTTAGGATATATACTAACCCAGATTTAAAGGGAGTTGAAGTGTCTGGAGCAGTAAAGAATATTTATGCTATTGCTGCTGGAGTAATAGATAGTATGGGTAATTGGGATAATACTAAAGCTGCTTTAATAACAAGGGCTTCTGTTGAAATGACAAGAATCGGTAAATACTTTGGAGGCAAGAAAGAAACTTATGCTGGATTAGCTGGAATCGGTGATTTAATTGTTACTTGTACATCTCAACATTCCAGAAATAGATATTTTGGTGAACAATTAGGAAGAGGTAAAAAGCTTGATGAAATACTTGAGAGTATGAATATGGTTGCAGAAGGTATTTATACAGTGAAAGCAGTCCATAATATTGCTTTGAAAAATAAAATTGAAATGCCAATAGCTCAAAAGCTTTATGAAGTGATATACAATGATATTAATCCCAAAAAGGCAATTCACGAATTAATGACAAGAAACTTGAAATCAGAATAA
- a CDS encoding MarR family winged helix-turn-helix transcriptional regulator, translating to MHEKSKEIAAYNSVLINKIDDFIKEKFKEYGYKDINPSNASVLCIVCRNGGKVKIGEIYDSLLKQKSTITESIKKLVKKGYLKKVKCTKDKRVTYVVVTEKAKIFQKDFNKISEELSNIIFEGFDKEEREILNDLIVRAINNFNKKELQS from the coding sequence ATGCATGAAAAATCAAAAGAAATAGCAGCATACAATTCAGTATTGATAAATAAAATAGATGATTTTATTAAAGAAAAATTTAAGGAATATGGATATAAAGATATAAACCCAAGTAATGCATCTGTTTTATGTATAGTATGTAGAAATGGAGGAAAAGTAAAGATAGGAGAAATTTATGATTCCCTTTTAAAACAAAAATCAACAATAACTGAGTCTATTAAAAAACTTGTTAAAAAAGGTTATTTAAAAAAAGTAAAATGTACCAAAGATAAAAGAGTTACTTATGTCGTAGTAACTGAAAAAGCTAAGATATTTCAAAAAGACTTTAACAAAATCTCTGAAGAACTTTCAAATATAATTTTTGAAGGATTTGATAAAGAAGAAAGAGAAATTTTAAACGATTTAATAGTTAGAGCAATTAATAATTTCAATAAAAAAGAGTTACAATCATAA
- a CDS encoding transcription repressor NadR yields the protein MTSEERRHKIMSLLRMNGRAITGNEFAEMFSVTRQVIVKDIAILKAEGIDIISTHAGYKLKSNKNIKIIAVKHTEDQIRKELETIVENGGKVLDITVEHPIYGELTGNLGLENQIDIEIFMAKIKNSKPLAIINDGLHLHRIEIDSEESFVNIKQKLDDLGILVK from the coding sequence TTGACTTCTGAGGAAAGAAGACATAAAATAATGTCATTACTTAGAATGAATGGAAGGGCAATAACTGGTAATGAATTTGCAGAAATGTTTTCTGTAACTAGGCAAGTTATAGTTAAAGATATCGCCATATTAAAAGCAGAAGGAATAGATATTATTTCAACACATGCAGGTTATAAACTCAAGTCTAATAAAAATATAAAAATTATCGCAGTTAAACACACTGAAGACCAAATCAGAAAAGAGCTTGAGACAATTGTTGAAAATGGTGGAAAAGTTTTAGATATAACTGTTGAACATCCTATTTATGGAGAATTAACAGGAAATCTTGGTTTAGAAAATCAAATTGATATAGAGATTTTTATGGCTAAAATAAAAAATTCTAAACCTCTTGCAATTATTAATGATGGATTGCATTTACATAGGATTGAGATTGATAGTGAAGAGTCATTTGTTAACATAAAGCAAAAACTCGATGATTTAGGAATTTTAGTTAAGTAA